From Gemmatimonadota bacterium, the proteins below share one genomic window:
- a CDS encoding oxygenase MpaB family protein, translating to MLKVPSSYVKGYEQARSLNTKFADNYIRHTMIGDEDLDPVMEDLSGMPPGEMHRYIHSGLHQDEESLKGAPESLQRYFREVDSRIPEWVQFEEFRPAVIGFHKNMPEILVAFVTAALLEGFTTLISKSFYLTGRVHSDQATRRFKQNNRHLLEIFLPGGLRREGDGYRLSARIRFVHAMVRQLLKDSDIWDTEAWGTPLSAAHIALAVSIFSAQILKHSISLGAIYTPEERESFVKVFRYTGYVMGVPESILMRDEHEARTNIDIGFTCEPPPDEHSIANANALIKAGPALLNVTDPDEVAAALKLLYNISRALLGHDLADALRYPKSRTFGVLFAHRMKNRVSRIKNMALKTRGRQTKLDNFSQMLQLSAYDDVGMSYRLPDNVNSAESSKW from the coding sequence TTGCTCAAAGTACCCTCGTCTTATGTAAAAGGTTATGAGCAGGCCAGGTCGCTGAACACGAAGTTCGCCGACAATTACATCAGGCACACCATGATCGGCGACGAAGACCTGGATCCCGTGATGGAAGACCTGTCAGGCATGCCGCCCGGCGAGATGCACCGGTATATTCACTCCGGCCTGCACCAGGACGAGGAAAGCTTGAAAGGAGCGCCTGAGTCTCTGCAGCGCTACTTCCGCGAAGTTGATTCCAGGATCCCCGAATGGGTTCAGTTCGAAGAATTTCGTCCCGCCGTGATCGGATTCCACAAGAACATGCCGGAGATTCTCGTGGCCTTCGTGACCGCGGCCCTGCTGGAAGGATTCACGACGCTCATCAGCAAGTCGTTCTACCTGACGGGACGGGTCCATTCCGACCAGGCTACCCGCCGGTTCAAGCAGAACAACCGCCACCTGCTGGAGATCTTTCTGCCCGGAGGCCTCAGAAGGGAAGGGGACGGCTACCGGCTTTCCGCCCGTATTCGTTTCGTGCACGCCATGGTGCGCCAATTGCTGAAGGACTCCGACATATGGGATACCGAGGCCTGGGGCACGCCGCTGAGCGCGGCCCATATAGCCCTGGCGGTCAGCATATTCTCCGCGCAGATCCTGAAGCATTCGATCTCGCTGGGCGCCATCTATACGCCGGAAGAAAGAGAGAGCTTCGTAAAGGTCTTTCGCTACACCGGCTATGTCATGGGCGTCCCGGAGAGCATTCTCATGAGGGACGAACATGAAGCCCGGACGAACATCGATATCGGCTTCACGTGCGAACCCCCTCCCGACGAGCACTCGATCGCGAACGCGAACGCCCTGATCAAGGCCGGCCCTGCCCTGCTGAACGTCACGGACCCTGATGAAGTGGCTGCCGCCCTTAAACTACTGTACAACATCTCCCGTGCGTTACTGGGACACGACCTGGCCGACGCGCTGCGATATCCGAAGAGCAGGACCTTCGGTGTCCTGTTCGCCCATCGCATGAAGAACCGCGTCAGTCGTATAAAGAACATGGCGCTTAAAACCAGGGGCCGGCAGACGAAACTGGACAATTTCTCGCAGATGCTCCAGCTTTCGGCGTATGACGATGTCGGCATGAGCTACCGGCTGCCTGATAACGTCAACAGCGCCGAATCCAGCAAATGGTAG
- a CDS encoding MMPL family transporter, translating into MDNYINAILRHRWLVISLTLLFMLAMAAGGRFITVSNEHRVMFGEGNPQLAAFDALEDTYAASNTALVAIAPRAGSVFTRDALGVVEALTETAWLAPYSTRVNSLTNYFHSEAMEDDLIVGPLVEDASSLSDADLVRIEAIALGSREVVGRLVSPDGRVAGLAINFVMGDDPDLAVNELTSYLDIMLEDARADNPDVDFYLTGDVVMNRAFADATRDDLETLLPIVFVLIVITSTILMRSILGTGVIVVMIGFVIATTMGLAGWFHTVFSPVNSGVPIIVMAISVAQAVHIITHTLSGIRRGVDRNEAVAESLKTNAYPVFLASITTAIGFLSLNFSDSPPFHILGNFVAFGVIITFVYAMTLLPALLSVLPLRARAGGSRQPVFFDRLGDFVVSRRKPLLWSVGLLTVVLITGVPRNELTDSWPDYFDERYEFRRDTDFVMENLTGLLSLEYTLAAEEEGGITDPDYLRQVEAFAEWNRSQPEVGHVQAFSDIMKRLNKNMNGDDPDFFRIPGAQDLASQYLLLYELSLPFGSDLNDRIDVSKSATRMTVVIRGRSSQDLQDLAGRGEAWLRENAPALATEATGLSVVFAHISQRNIESMLRGTVFAMALISVILVLVFKSLRFGLISLLPNFVPAAMSFGLWGHLVGEVGIASSVVIVVAFGIVVDDTVHFLSRYLRARKEDGLSAEEAVRVTFHSVGKALWTTTLVLSAGFLAFAGSGFQVSWALGLLVTITIAFAIIADFLLLPPLLMALDRRKS; encoded by the coding sequence TTGGATAACTACATCAACGCAATCCTGCGCCATCGCTGGCTGGTCATCTCGCTCACCTTGCTGTTCATGCTCGCCATGGCGGCCGGCGGCCGGTTCATCACCGTCTCCAACGAGCATCGCGTCATGTTCGGCGAGGGCAATCCGCAACTCGCCGCCTTCGACGCGCTGGAGGACACGTACGCCGCCTCCAATACCGCCCTGGTCGCCATCGCGCCCCGGGCCGGTTCCGTCTTCACCCGCGATGCGCTGGGAGTCGTCGAAGCACTCACCGAAACCGCCTGGCTCGCTCCTTATTCCACCCGGGTAAACTCCCTTACGAATTACTTCCACAGCGAGGCGATGGAAGACGATCTCATCGTCGGGCCGCTCGTCGAAGACGCCTCGTCGCTGAGCGATGCCGACCTGGTTCGAATCGAAGCGATCGCGCTGGGTTCCCGGGAAGTGGTCGGACGGCTCGTTTCTCCCGATGGTCGCGTGGCCGGGCTGGCGATCAACTTCGTAATGGGCGACGATCCGGACCTCGCGGTCAACGAGCTCACCAGTTACCTGGACATCATGCTGGAAGATGCACGGGCGGACAACCCGGACGTGGATTTCTACCTGACGGGCGACGTGGTCATGAACCGGGCCTTCGCCGACGCCACCAGGGACGATCTGGAAACCCTGCTGCCCATCGTATTCGTCCTCATCGTGATCACCTCGACCATACTCATGAGATCCATTCTGGGAACGGGCGTCATCGTCGTCATGATAGGCTTCGTGATCGCGACGACCATGGGGCTCGCCGGCTGGTTCCATACGGTTTTCAGCCCGGTGAATTCAGGGGTGCCCATTATCGTCATGGCGATTTCCGTCGCCCAGGCCGTTCACATCATCACCCACACGCTTTCGGGGATAAGACGCGGGGTGGACCGGAACGAGGCGGTCGCTGAATCCTTAAAAACGAATGCCTATCCGGTGTTCCTGGCCTCGATCACGACCGCGATCGGTTTTCTCAGCCTGAACTTTTCGGATTCGCCGCCGTTTCACATTCTCGGCAACTTCGTGGCCTTCGGGGTGATCATCACTTTCGTCTACGCCATGACGCTCCTGCCCGCGCTGCTTTCGGTCCTTCCGCTGCGGGCCCGTGCCGGTGGTTCCCGGCAACCCGTATTCTTCGATCGCCTGGGCGATTTCGTCGTCTCGCGTCGAAAGCCGCTGCTCTGGTCCGTGGGGCTATTGACGGTCGTCCTGATCACCGGCGTGCCCAGGAACGAGTTGACGGACAGCTGGCCGGATTACTTCGACGAACGCTACGAGTTCCGGCGGGATACTGATTTCGTCATGGAAAACCTGACGGGATTGCTGTCCCTGGAGTATACGCTGGCCGCGGAGGAAGAAGGCGGGATCACCGATCCGGATTACCTTCGGCAGGTGGAGGCTTTCGCGGAGTGGAACCGGAGTCAGCCTGAAGTGGGCCACGTGCAGGCCTTTTCAGACATCATGAAGCGGCTGAACAAGAACATGAACGGCGACGACCCGGACTTCTTCCGGATTCCCGGTGCCCAGGATCTCGCATCGCAGTACCTGTTGCTCTACGAATTGTCTCTGCCTTTCGGCAGCGATCTGAACGACCGGATCGACGTTTCCAAGTCCGCGACGCGCATGACGGTCGTGATTCGCGGCCGGTCGAGCCAGGACCTGCAGGATCTGGCCGGCCGGGGCGAAGCCTGGCTGCGCGAGAACGCGCCCGCGCTTGCGACCGAAGCCACCGGGCTGAGCGTGGTCTTCGCCCACATCTCCCAGCGCAACATCGAGTCGATGCTGCGCGGAACGGTGTTCGCCATGGCGCTCATCTCGGTCATCCTGGTCCTGGTCTTCAAAAGTCTTCGCTTCGGCCTCATCAGCCTGTTGCCGAATTTCGTACCCGCGGCCATGAGCTTCGGGCTCTGGGGACACCTGGTCGGCGAAGTGGGCATCGCCTCGTCGGTGGTCATCGTCGTCGCGTTCGGCATCGTCGTGGACGATACGGTCCACTTTCTCAGCAGGTACCTCCGAGCACGCAAAGAGGACGGTCTTTCGGCGGAAGAAGCAGTGCGCGTTACCTTCCATTCGGTGGGAAAGGCGTTGTGGACCACCACGCTGGTCCTTTCCGCGGGGTTCCTGGCCTTCGCGGGTTCCGGTTTCCAGGTGTCGTGGGCGCTCGGGCTGCTGGTCACCATCACCATCGCCTTTGCGATCATTGCCGATTTCCTGCTGCTTCCTCCCCTGCTCATGGCGCTAGACAGGAGAAAATCATGA
- a CDS encoding RNA polymerase sigma factor, giving the protein MNTQSKRPGDVNLIHACLEGRSDAQSQLYDLYFTPDKPVHFWVYQKAYWIPAGEKEDILNDIYIAVMQSLPQFEFRSALSTYITRIAKIKCLDAMPSRLGVARGRGIKFVDIDWFASSSESGRQLEDTDPNNRPDRFFRVMEEEEQVYLLHTALKHYTGPKCRDVLKMYVRELKGELSREDIAEVFGVSVKRMGQMIYDCMYRLRRKMQSRFRDYEHFTNCVCEGIRRPKPYKKE; this is encoded by the coding sequence ATGAACACGCAATCAAAAAGGCCGGGGGACGTAAATCTGATACACGCTTGTCTGGAGGGTCGATCGGATGCGCAGAGCCAACTCTACGATCTGTATTTTACACCGGACAAGCCTGTCCACTTCTGGGTCTACCAGAAAGCCTACTGGATTCCGGCGGGTGAAAAGGAAGATATCCTGAATGATATATACATCGCTGTCATGCAAAGCCTTCCACAATTCGAATTCCGCAGTGCGCTGAGCACCTATATTACCCGCATTGCGAAGATCAAGTGCCTTGACGCCATGCCTTCGCGCCTCGGCGTCGCACGGGGGAGGGGCATCAAATTCGTCGATATCGACTGGTTCGCGTCGAGCAGCGAGTCGGGGCGGCAGCTTGAAGACACCGATCCCAACAACAGGCCGGACCGGTTTTTCAGGGTGATGGAAGAAGAGGAGCAGGTCTACCTGTTGCATACAGCCCTGAAACACTACACGGGTCCGAAATGCCGGGACGTCCTGAAAATGTACGTCAGGGAACTGAAAGGTGAACTGAGCAGGGAGGACATCGCGGAAGTGTTCGGGGTATCTGTGAAACGAATGGGCCAGATGATCTACGACTGCATGTATCGACTCAGACGTAAAATGCAGAGTAGATTCAGGGATTACGAACATTTTACAAACTGCGTATGTGAAGGCATTCGACGCCCCAAACCCTATAAAAAGGAGTAG
- a CDS encoding outer membrane lipoprotein-sorting protein produces MIINKPARQAYGLRAARFCLLAMFVLPVVSPREAWAGGPADQAEEKGLQIARDARKQDEGFGNFTAGMTMVLRNKKGQESVREVRVKVLEAEDDGNKSLFVFDQPRDARGTALLIHGHKDRPDDQWLYLPALKRVKRISSSNRSGSFMGSEFTYEDMTVQEVEKYTYRYLRDEPCGDGLDCVVTERVPVEKGSVYRRQLVWRDKTELRVWKVEYFDRKDAHLKTLTLGEYEQYLDRYWRAGRMDMVNHLTGKSTDLVWTDYRFGTDIDDRD; encoded by the coding sequence ATGATAATCAACAAACCAGCCCGACAGGCGTACGGACTGCGCGCCGCCCGGTTCTGCCTCCTGGCGATGTTCGTTTTGCCGGTAGTGTCGCCGCGGGAGGCATGGGCAGGCGGTCCGGCCGACCAGGCGGAAGAAAAGGGGTTGCAGATCGCCCGCGACGCGCGAAAGCAGGACGAGGGTTTCGGCAATTTCACTGCCGGAATGACCATGGTCCTGCGCAACAAGAAGGGACAGGAGAGTGTCCGCGAAGTGCGCGTGAAGGTGCTCGAGGCGGAAGACGACGGGAACAAGAGTCTCTTCGTGTTCGATCAGCCCCGTGACGCCCGGGGCACCGCCCTGCTCATACACGGACACAAGGACCGGCCGGATGATCAGTGGCTCTACCTGCCGGCCCTGAAACGCGTCAAGCGCATCAGTTCGTCCAACCGTTCGGGTTCCTTCATGGGAAGCGAGTTTACCTACGAGGATATGACGGTTCAGGAAGTGGAGAAATACACCTACCGATACCTGCGCGACGAACCCTGCGGAGACGGCCTGGACTGCGTGGTCACCGAGCGCGTCCCGGTGGAAAAAGGATCGGTCTACCGCCGCCAGCTCGTCTGGCGCGACAAGACGGAACTCCGCGTCTGGAAGGTGGAGTACTTCGACCGCAAGGACGCCCATCTCAAGACGCTTACCCTGGGTGAGTACGAGCAGTATCTCGACCGTTACTGGCGGGCCGGCAGGATGGACATGGTGAACCATCTGACGGGCAAAAGCACCGACCTGGTCTGGACGGACTACCGGTTCGGGACCGACATCGACGACCGCGACTT